GTAGAGCTATCGGCTGTTAACCGATCGGTCGCAGGTTCGAATCCTGCCTGTGGAGCCAAGGAGAGCTGTCCGAGTGGTCGAAGGAGCACGATTGGAAATCGTGTAGGCGGCTAACGCTGTCTCGAGGGTTCGAATCCCTCGCTCTCCGCCATAGCTCTTGAAGATATACATACCTTTTAGGCCCGTTGGTCAAGCGGTTAAGACACCGCCCTTTCACGGCGGTAACACGGGTTCGAATCCCGTACGGGTCACCATTAAAATCAAACATAGCAGTTCCGGAGGATTAGCTCAGCTGGGAGAGCACCTGCCTTACAAGCAGGGGGTCGGCGGTTCGATCCCGTCATCCTCCACCATTCATTGTCGCGGGGTGGAGCAGTCTGGTAGCTCGTCGGGCTCATAACCCGAAGGTCGAAGGTTCAAATCCTTCCCCCGCAACCAAAATAATTGACGCACCTACGTCGTGATTATTTCTACGACAAGTCAATAAATCTTTTATTCCAAATGGTCCCGTGGTGTAGCGGTTAACATGCCTGCCTGTCACGCAGGAGATCGCCGGTTCGATCCCGGTCGGGACCGCCATTTGGCTCGATAGCTCAGTCGGTAGAGCAAAGGACTGAAAATCCTTGTGTCGGCGGTTCGATTCCGTCTCGAGCCACCATTTTTTGTTGTGTGCCGGTCTAGCTCAATTGGTAGAGCAACTGACTTGTAATCAGTAGGTTGGGGGTTCAAGTCCTCTGGCCGGCACCAGTGTCTTTTGTGGAGGGGTAGCGAAGTGGCTAAACGCGGCGGACTGTAAATCCGCTCCCTCCGGGTTCGGCGGTTCGAATCCGCCCCCCTCCACCATTTTTTATCACACATTTACCTGTAGGGGCATAGTTTAACGGTAGAACAGAGGTCTCCAAAACCTCCGGTGTGGGTTCGATTCCTACTGCCCCTGCCAATATAGTTTTATCGTGGCGATTGTGGCGAAGTGGTTAACGCACCGGATTGTGGCTCCGGCATTCGTGGGTTCAATTCCCATCAGTCGCCCTTTTTGTTTTGGGCTATAGCCAAGCGGTAAGGCAACGGACTTTGACTCCGTCACTCGTTGGTTCGAATCCAGCTAGCCCAGCCATGCGGAAGTAGTTCAGTGGTAGAACATCACCTTGCCAAGGTGGGGGTCGCGGGTTCGAATCCCGTCTTCCGCTCCATCCATTGGCGGTATAGCCAAGTGGTAAGGCAGAGGTCTGCAAAACCTTTACCCCCGGTTCAAATCCGGGTACCGCCTCCAAACGTTTTACATCATGCCGGTGTGGCGGAATTGGCAGACGCGCACGACTCAAAATCGTGTTCTTTCGGGAGTGCCGGTTCGACCCCGGCCACCGGTATCACTAGACAGCTATGCCAAAGCTGTCAAAAAAGGGTTCCCTTAATTATAGGGGGCCCTTTTTTATTTATATATTGTCGATGTCCTAGAAGATTACTTTAGTGTCGGTGTGGCGGAATTGGCAGGCGCGCACGACTCAAAATCGTGTTCTTCCGAGTGTACGTACCGGTCCGACCTCGGTCACCGATACCAAAATTCAAGGAATAAAGCCCGAAAAATCAAGGTTTTTCATCTATGAGAAGCCTTTTTTTGTTGGATTAATGGGGACTTATCTACACAAAAAGAAATCTGGGAATCGTATTGTCATCGATATCCATCCTCCAATGAGTCTGCCCACTTAACTCATAATCACAAGACACGAGTGGCGGATGACCGACTCTCAGAAACCTCCATTGGGATATTAATACGAAAAGCCTTGAGGCATGTGTTCAAAGCCTCGAGGTTTTTTGCTAAAAAGGCTTTTGAGACAACCAAAGCTCGGGACGCTGTTCCCTATGAAAAAATTTATAAAGCCATCACCCAACTCATGCAGACATGGGATCTATTATCAACAAAACTGAAAAATAGATGGAGGCTTTAAATGGATGGTTCTTTGAAATAGCGCATGGAGTATGAGCTGTCCAAAATCAAAAAGTAGAGGAAAAATCATTGAAGAAGTTTGAAACGTGAGGAAATTGCGAAATACTTTCTCAGGTTTCTGTCTGCTTAAAGGATCACTATTCCTGATCCCTTTGTTTGAGTCTGTCCTGGGCTGGCGCCTCTCAAGGTTGCAGCTCGAAGGTGGTTACAGCACTTGCTAGGACAGACTCTTGGGAAATTAAACGACTTAACGCTTACTGATCCTTGCCATAGTTCAGACCTAATTGATACGCTTGATTTAGCAGCATGTCGTAATGACTAGGATTCGACTCCAACGTCTCATATAGGAATTCAACTTTGGAATTGGAAATCCCGCAATAATCGGCAATTCCTACATTCAGTAGCTGCGTCATCGCTTCATCATAATGGCGCTTTTTCATCTGTGTTTTCGACTCACCAGCTAACCCAATCCACAAGGCATGATGATGGTGAAGATGGTTTGCTCCATAGGCAAATCCATTATTTAATACACGGTCAACGTACCCCTTTAGCATTGCCGGTAAATGCCACCACCAAATAGGAAAAATAAATGCCAGCGCATCATGCTCCTTCAGTCGTTTCATTTCCGCTTGTACTGCAGGTGAAAAGGACTGATACTCTGCTGACATATCTGGTTCGTCTCCTCCATTTAAAACAGGTGTGTTAGGCAATGTAGAAATGCATAACATTGCAATTGGACCTACATAGTAATGCAACTTGACACGGAGCCTCTATGGGCGTGCACTAAACGCCAAGAAGCCAAGCGCCATAAGGCTTTGGCTTTGCCAAAAAGGCTAGCACGCCCAACTCTCCGTGTAAAGTTGCAACGAAATATTGGCTTGCAAAGTTATGCACTATTGTTTTGCACTACACAACAGGATCAAATCCAATTTCGTGCAAATCCAAAATCCCATTATCGTGCCCCGCTTCGGTAAGACCTTGTGCGAAACGATTGGCCACTTCAAAGGTCAAGGAATCTTTTCTTGGATGTGAAACGACGCTTAATACTTTCATATCTGTACTTCACTACCTTTCTTAATTAGCCATGGTCAATGCCTGGTGCTATTATAAGATGGATGATAAAAATGCGGAAGTACGCACTTTTAAGTTCTATAGGGAGATAGTAGTGCCATAGGAACTTGAAAGTGCCTTAGTAGATACACTTAAAACGAACCGAGTTTCTATGATAAGAATACTTTTCATGGAGGATTGAAAATGACTGAACAGATAAAAAATAACACTCAAAAGAAGTATCGTGTTGGAGTGGAAGTTGCTTTAGAAGTGATGGGCGGAAAATGGAAGCCTTTGATAATCTACCATTTGATGTCGGGACGAAAACGAACGTCTGAGCTTCGCCGACTAATGCCAGAGATCACTCAGAAAATGCTGACCACCCAGCTCAGATCATTGGAAAAGGATGAGATCGTTACACGTAAGGTGTTTAACGAGGTCCCTCCTAAAGTGGAGTATGACTTAACGGATTACGGTTGGGGGTTAAAACCTGCGCTTGATCTTCTATGCTATTGGGGCGAGGTGTGTTAGGCAATGTAGAAATGCATAACATTGCAATTGCTCCTACATAGTAATGCAACTTGACACGGAGCCTCTATGGGCATGCACTAAACGCCAAGAAGCCATGCGCCATAAGGCTTTGGCTTTGCCAAAAAGGCTAGCACGCCCAACTCTCCGTGTAAAGTTGCAACGAAATATCGGCTTGCAAAGTTATGCCCTATTGTTTTGCACTACACACGAGGAGCATCTGGAAAAGGTTCATGGAGATAAATCTAAGATGTTGGAAGAGTTTTAGGATGATAGTGAATAAATGTAAGCATTGAAAGTACTCTGAGGCATGTAGTCATGTCGCCTACTGTGATCACCAGGATTGGGAGTACTTTCATTATTTTTTTACTTTGAGCACCACGAAAGGAATGAACCTTAAAATAAACAATCTTTGTTGGCTAAATTTACGGATTTTGTCGTCTCTGAGGCGGCTTCTAGATATGGGGTTCAGCTTAAGGATCTCAATTTGCTTGGGTCTCACCAAAATGTGGTGTATGGATATTCACGTGAAGGACGTGAGTACATCTTAAGGATCACTCATAAGAGTCATCGTAGCCAGGAGCTCATCCAGGGAGAATTAGATTGGATTAGTTACCTCTCGATGAACGGTGTTTTAGTTTCTCGCCCCATTTGTTCAAACAACGGGTTACTGATTGAATCATTGATGAATGAGGATGAGGGCTTCTTTTTCGTTGCGTTTGAAAAGGCTTTAGGTGATCGATGGACGAATGCTATATTTCAAGATGAGGAATTTAAACGGCATGGTACAGTTGTTGCAAAAATGCACGCGTTATCAAAAAGTTACAAACCAGGTGGCTTGAAGACACGTCGGCTGCCCTGGAATAAGAGTGAGTATCTTACTGATTTTATTCAGAATGTTCCATCTTCACAACGGCGTGTGATCTCACATTTTAACGCATTGATGCGGAAATTAGAAGCATTGCCAAGGGATTCAGAGTCATTTGGACTTATACACGGTGACTTTTGCTACGGCAATTATTTCATTCAGGCGGACGGATCTGTGACTGTTTTTGATTTTGATGAATGCCAATATGGTTGGTTTGTGCAAGACATCGCTGTCAATCTGTTCTAGGGGATTGCGGTGCCATCTCCAGATAAAGATGTGGTTTCGTTCACGCGGAGATATCTTACTAGCTTTCTTGAATGCTATGATCAGGAGAATTCTTTAGATCGAAATTTATTAGAACAATTGCCAATTTTCCTTGAGTTGAGGCAAGCGGTGCTATATTCTTCGCTTTATAGAAATGGGAATATTGACTCCCTTGATGACTGGTCGAAAAATTTCCTGAAACGATCTCGTGTGAATATGGAGAATTCGATACCTTTAGTTGATTTGAAGAAGGTTGGTCTGTAAGGTCTTTCGGCTGGTATTGTCGAAGCGAAAAGGGAGGAAAGTGTACTAGTGAATAGGAAAGAACACATTTAAGTTTCATCTCATTGGAGGTTGCATATGGATATTGAAATTCGTGAAATTAAATCAAATGATTATTCTGAAGTAATTTCTTTATGGAAGAACGAAATCGGTGATCTCAATGTTAATGCTGGAAGTTTTTCCGAACGGTTCGACAAAATGAATAAAGATGAAAACTACAAAACATTTATCGCTCTTTATGAAGAGACAGTGGTAGGTTTTATTATGGTGGTTCAAACCATGGCATTGGAATATGAAATTGGCTACTTAAAAATTAATGGTCTTGCAGTACAAGAAAAATATCAAAAAAAAGGAATTGGAACTAAACTTCTTAAGCATGCGGAAGGATATGCTTCGGTAAGAGGGCTTTCTCGACTAATACTAAACTCTGGGTTCAAACGAACAGAAGCACATGATTTTTATGAGTCTAATGGTTTTGGTAAACTCTCCTATTGCTTTACTAAAAAAGTGTAACTCTCCATAAGTATAAGTGTAGTGGAGTTGATGTATCCTTTAGGCGTCAAAGAATCGTCTGTAAACCAACTATGAGAATTTCTTTTTGAGCGCTCATATTCTTCTCACCTTAATTTATATAAATCTTGATAAGGATTGCAATAAAAATGGAAACCCCTTACAATGGATAAAACAGAATAGACTGTATTTTACGCTAAATAAAATTATAAAATAGGTGAATCTATGAAATCCTTTTTTTACTTTGATTCAGATGAAACAAAAAAGAGCTTGCTCTTGAGGGCAAGAAAAGTTGCCCTTTGGTCCATTCAACAGTATGACATTGAATGGAATTGCCTTCGTTTCATTCAACTATCAGATACGATTACATACAAAATTGAAACTGACTCGGCAGAAAGTTATTTACTTCGTATTCATTCAGAAAGAGTAAACAAAGAAGAAATATTGTCTGAGCTTGTTTTTCTTCGCCAACTAGCAAAGGTGGATGACTTGAAAGTACCTGAAGGGATTCAATCTCGGAATGGCGATTATGTTTTGGAATGCGAAACAGAGGAGGGGTATCGAAAGCCATGCGTCTCAATGATGAGATGGGTTGAGGGGGATCATCGGACGGAGAATTTTACCGATCCTCATGTACATAGCATCGGTGTCATGATGGGAAGACTCCATAAAGCTTCCGTAGGTTTGACCACCCCTCCTGATTTTGTTCGACCTCATTGGGGAGGTTTTAGCTTCAGTCAAGAGGTGATGAAACTTGAACGCTATTATTCACGATTTTTATCGGAGCGGTCGTGGAATCTCTATCAAGAAGCAGTAAATAAGATCATTCAACAACTTGATAGCATGCAAAAAAATGATCAAAACTACGGTTTAATTCATGCGGATTTGCATTCCGGAAACATTGTTTTTAACAAAGAAACCCCATACCCAATTGATTTTGGAAGGTGTGGCTATGGATACTATCTATATGACCTTGCAGCTTCACTGTTAGAGCTAGAACCTAGACAGCGAGAGATCCTTATTCAAGGGTATGAAAGCGAAGTACGATTGGATAATGACTACGTTCGCACCTTGGAAATGTTTTTCATACAGTTCATAATTGAGAATTACTGTCATCATTCATCCGATCCTAGTGAAATTCCTAGTTTAATTAATGAACAAAAATATGCGTTGGCCTACATTAATGCGTTCATAAAAGATAAGCCATTCCTGTTTGAAGTGTTAGAACCTGTAGATGCCTAAATAACATACTATTGAACTAGCTCAAGGGGGGTCCCTAATCAATACGACAATAGCAACGATTCTAGCATCGTTTATGATGTTCGTATCAATCGTGTACTTACTCGTTTATTTGAAAAAGACGAAAAACAACACGCATCATCAGACTGGATATAGATATGCTTTTCTCATTATCCTTATATTGGTGGCTATTGCTTTTATCAATACGAGTATATAGGAATTAATTTTGGCTTTATTGCTTGTTCATCTTGTTCAACAATTTACTATTTTTGAGGGAATCACCCCTTCACGGGCAGAGTGATTTACCCGATACATAGACAAGTCACTTTTAGATAAGGGGGGGTCTTCATGTCAAACAGTGCTTTACTAAAGAAATGGAAACATCCGTCGATTTTGCTTTGTAGTATTGGGATTTCAAACGTTGGGGAATGGATCTACTTTATTGCCTTGAACTTAATGGTTTTAAGCATCACGGAATCCCCTCTAGCTGTAGGCGCGCTTTATATGATTAGACCTTTGGCCACGCTATTTACAAATTTATGGGCTGGCAGTCTAATCGATCGGTTGCAAAAGCGAAATCTCATGGTGTTCCTAGATGTATTCAGAGGTGGGCTGTTGGTCTTACTGCCCCTTTCTTCGTCCATTTGGTATATTTTCGCTGTCGTCTTTGTCTTTAGTATGGCGAGCTCTATTTTTCGTCCAACGGCTATGGTTTTTATTACAAAGCTTGTACCGGTGGCGCTTAGGCCGCGGTTCAATTCACTTCATAGTTTAATTAGTTCGGGCGCGTTTCTAATCGGCCCTGCAACGGCGGGTATCCTCTTTCTAATCGCCTCTCCGGAAGTGGCTATTTATATCAATGCGATTGCCTTAATTTTTTCAGGAATCATTACATTGCTTATTCCTAGTATGGAAGATGAGCGCGACCCACTTTCCGTAAACCATCGTATGTCTATGGAAGAACTAAATAAAGATTGGCATGTTGTCATTAAGTTTTATCGTGAGAATTTTTACGTCATGCTGATCTGTTTGTTGTTCGGCATCGTCATCATCGTCTTTGCATCGGCGGTTGATTCGCTTGAAGCGTCCTTTGCCACCTTGGTGCTACATTTATCAGAAGGCGAGTATGGGGTCTTGGTGAGTATCGCAGGAGCGGGCATTATCGTTGGTGCCATCATCAATACACTGGTTGTGACGAAGGTGAAAGTATCTGTCATGATCGGATTTGGCGCTGTTGGAACTTGTTTAGGGTATATGATTTATGCGTTTTCTCATTCATTTCTCCAAGCAGCTGTTGGGTTTTTTGTGTTGGCTTTTTTCCTTGCCTTTGCGAATACAGGATTTTCCACCTTTTATCAAAATAACATTTCGAGCGGTGTTATGGGGAGGGTGGGGAGCTTCAATGATTTCATACAGGCGGTACTCGTGATTGTGATGACAGCCATTGTCGCTGTCGCAGCGGAATACACCTCTATTCAGGTCGTTGTCATTGTTTCGGTTCTATTTATGGCCGCCCTCTCCTTGATGTTATGCTTGTGCATCTTTAAGCCTACAAAATCGAAATACTATGACATAGGGGCTGGAAATACGCTTTAATGAAGACCCATTGTTCCATGAAAAAGTGGCTCAACTTCACATAGTCGGGTCTTTTTTTTGTGTCATTTTCACGGTTCATTGAGAAAATACAGTCACCTTATGCTACTACACAATACCTAATTCAAAAAATCAACCTGCGGAATGTCTAGAGTTCCTTTTTGCAAATTCATCTTCATTCTCCAGGTAAGCTGTGATACGTTTACTATACAAAGAGGCGAATTAAAAAAGGTCGAAAGTGGTCGATATATCTTTTAAAAGCGGTAACATGTGATGGTGGACAAGGAGGCAGACGCATGAAAAAGTTTATTAACTTACGGTTTCCAAAGCATTATTCCCTGAAAAAACGGATTGTGCTACTGTTTGCTTTTGGAACACTGTTTCCGTTGCTTGTGACCACGGTGTTTGCTTATGAAACGATGTCGTCTTTGCTGACGAATAAAATGAATGGGTCGTACCGGGCAAATTTGCAGCAGACGATGCTATCACTGGAACATACGATGGTAAACTTGAACCACGTGTCCCAGCAACTGACGGCTCCGGGTAGCCTTGGCGTGAAACTCAATGCGTACTTGCTGGCGGAGAGCCCTTACGATCGTGGCAGGTTATACAAGGAGTTCAACAACGAATTTAATGTTGTTATTTTTAGCAACCCTGGTGTAGGGTTAACGATGTATTTTGTTGAGGAAGATGGCCAATACCTTTTCAACAATTACGGTGTGAAAGACACGTTTGATCCGCATGCTTTGCCGGTGTTGGCCAATCACCACAAAATTACAAATTTTGGGCCTCACAAAAGTATGCAGCGTTACAACGATCAGTTTGTGTTATCCACGATCCGGCCAGTAGATATTCCAGACAGGGAAGATGTGTATGTATATATGGAATCAGCGATGGACTTAACCAAGGACATTTTGAATGCAGGCGGCGATCAGGGCATTTCCTATTTGATGCTGGATTCGTTTGGAAGGGTCACGTACAGTGAAGGCGAAGCGTCTGGAGTCTATCCTTTAGGGACGTCGTTCGAGGAAGGGCAGGCAGGTGTCTTTGATGGCCACCATTGGTTTAAAGAAACATCGGAACAAGGCTGGAGTCTCGTCTCTTTTGTTCCGGATGGGAAGTACAATCAGGAAAAAGCCTCCTGGCTGTTAAATATGACTTACGTAGTCCTGTTTTTTATTCTCTTCAGTCTGCTTTTGGCCTGGCTGTTGTGGCTCATGGTATACCGTCCACTTCGCCGCTTTGACGCGGAAATTCGCTCGGTGAGTAACAAAGATCTGACGCCTCGTCCTGTAATGGCAAATGTCCCGGAATTTGACCAGTTGTTGCAACAGATGCAGCAAATGAAGCGCCAAGTTCTTTCCCTATTACAGCAAGTGGAGCATGAGGAGAAACAAAAAGCAAAACTGGAAGTGCAGAAGCTTATGTATCAGATTAATCCCCATTTTCTTATGAATACCCTCGATACAATTCGCTGGATGGCTTGGTTAAATGGTGAAAAAGAAATTGATCGAAATGTCCAGTCGCTCATTAAATTGTTGTCACACAATCTTGGCAAGCGAGGGGAATTGACTACACTGACTGATGAATTAATGTCGGTTACCAATTACCTAAAGCTTCAGCAGATAAGGTATGACGTCACATTTGAAGTATCAGATAACCTCACCTTATTTGAATTGCAACAAATGGTACCACGATTTATTTTGCAGCCGTTGGCAGAAAATGCGCTGTATCACGGAGTGCAGAATAAGGGACACATTACTATACATGCCATGCGCAAAGGGAATACGATTTCTGTGACCGTTGTGGATAAGGGGCAGGGCATTTCTAGGGAAAAGCAAGAGGAGCTCCTTTCCTCTCCGGCGACGCAAGGTATGGGCATTGGTATGCAGTATGTCCGTCGCGTCCTTGACCACCATTACGATGGAAACGCAAGGCTTGTCATTGAAAGCGAACTTGGGAAAGGAACGACGGTCACTTTATTTATACCAGTAGAACGCAGGGAGGAAATTTCATGATTCGTGTGTTAATTATTGAAGATGACAGGTTGGTGCGAAAGGGTCTAATCTCAGCTTTGCCTTGGGAAGAACACGATATGAAAGTTGTTGCAGAAGCAGGAAACGGGCAGCAGGGGCTGGATGTTTTGGAAGCGGAAACGATTGATCTCGTGATTACTGACATTTCAATGCCGGTAATGAACGGATTGGATATGATGGCGGAAATGCAAGATCGGCAACTCCAAGTCCCCGTCGTCTTGCTGACACTTCATGAAGAATTTTCTTATGTTCAGCGGGCATTGAGAATGGGTGCTATAGATTATATCTCCAAAACGGAAATCAATGAGGAAAGTTTTGCGGCGTTACTTCAACGGATCAACCAACGGTTACAGGAGCGACAGAGCCATGAGCTACCAGGAACAGCGAAGCGACGCCTCACCTCTTCCGAAGGGTGGGCGCTGTTGTGTCCGGATGGAACGTTTTCGGAATTAACCCCCTTGCTGAAAGAGACGGCCCCTTCTGCCACGGTGGATGGGGTATGGTTTTGGGAGCAGCAGTTAAGCTGGACGCAAGAGAGTGTCGTGGAGGAACTGAGGGCTGCTGCGATTAGCCGGAATGCTTTTGGACAGATCATCTATACGACGGATATTGCAAATTGGACGTTGGAAACAGCTACTTTAGATCTGAAAGAATACCGAGATGGCTTGGGATTTTATGAGATGGGTGAAGCGATTCCATTTGTTCACCGCTCGGAAGCGGATGTTTCGATTGTTGCTTCTCCTGGAAGAGCGGCGAAACATGTGCTGCAGCCGTTACGATCCATGGACTGGCTTCGTTTTGATCATACAATGGACCAGTTAAAACAGGCTTTGATGGAAAACGGCATCTCTACGGAGGTCCTGAAGCAGGAGATGTATGCCATAGTCAACGAATGGAACCGTTTGTATGGTGCGCTGCTGCCCAATCAGTTGACTTTGCCAAGCTATGACTGTTGGGAGTGCCTGGAAAAGTGGCTAAACTACATAAAAGAGATTTTTGAGCAGTCCGCTGGAAAGCCACAGCTCTCAGGTGAAGTACAGGCGTGCATCTATCAAGCCGTCCATTTGGTACATGAGCAGATTGGAGATGCGCTGCATGCGTCTGAGTTGGCAAAGCGGGTGAATATGAGCCGAAGCTATTTTTCCCAATGCTTTAAAGACATCACAGGGGAAACGTTTAATGAGTATGTCCGCCGTATCCGAATGGATCAGGCAAAAGTCTATTTGTGGCAAACGGAGAAGCCGGTGTCCTGGGTTGCTGGCGAAGTGGGGTATGCGGATCAGAAATATTTTAGCAGAGTGTTCCGTGAAACAACGGGTATGCTCCCAAGCGAATATCGAAGAAAGGGAGATAAATGACTGTTTGAAGGTGAGATAAATGTATTTTGGAAATGTGAATAAAAAGAATTTTCGCCATCCATCCCCCTAAAGAGTAGACATTCATCTCATCTGAATGCGCTTTCACTGGTATAAAGTAAAGGTGTCAAACAAGGTTCAGCCAAAAAAAGGGGGAGATACATTTGAAAACAACATTTAAAGGAGCCGCTCTTGCCGGGATGTGTCTATTGTTCATTGTTAGTGGGTGCTCTGGTGGAACAAATGAAAGCGCTTCAAACGAATCGCCTTCTGATAAAACAAGTCCTTCAGAACCCGCTGACCCATTCGGCGCATATGAGGAGCCTATTACTATTCGTATTGGTCAGGTAGTAGACCCAACCGATACAAGTCTGCCGGAAGGGGACACACCGCTGGATAATCAGTACACTAGAAGTGTAAAAGAGAATTTGAACATCGATGTAGAACATTACTTCACCGCAGCTCCAGCGAATTATGACCAAAAGGTAAGCCTGGCCATCGCCAGTAATGACTTGCCAGATGCGATGGTCGTCGGAGCAGTTGAAGTTAGACAAATGTATGAATCTGGCCAGTTAGAAGATTTAACGGAAGTGTACGAAAATTATGCTTCTCCTACGATCAAGCAAATTATTGATGGGACTGGGGAGATTGCTCTCGGAAGCGCGACATTTGATGGGAAACTAATGGCAATTCCTAACATTCAGGTGCAGGCGGATGGCGTTCATACCCTGTGGATTCGACAAGACTGGCTGGATAAGCTGGGA
This Aureibacillus halotolerans DNA region includes the following protein-coding sequences:
- a CDS encoding NAD(P)H-dependent oxidoreductase — encoded protein: MKVLSVVSHPRKDSLTFEVANRFAQGLTEAGHDNGILDLHEIGFDPVV
- a CDS encoding winged helix-turn-helix transcriptional regulator; its protein translation is MTEQIKNNTQKKYRVGVEVALEVMGGKWKPLIIYHLMSGRKRTSELRRLMPEITQKMLTTQLRSLEKDEIVTRKVFNEVPPKVEYDLTDYGWGLKPALDLLCYWGEVC
- a CDS encoding phosphotransferase enzyme family protein, with translation MAKFTDFVVSEAASRYGVQLKDLNLLGSHQNVVYGYSREGREYILRITHKSHRSQELIQGELDWISYLSMNGVLVSRPICSNNGLLIESLMNEDEGFFFVAFEKALGDRWTNAIFQDEEFKRHGTVVAKMHALSKSYKPGGLKTRRLPWNKSEYLTDFIQNVPSSQRRVISHFNALMRKLEALPRDSESFGLIHGDFCYGNYFIQADGSVTVFDFDECQYGWFVQDIAVNLF
- a CDS encoding GNAT family N-acetyltransferase, producing MDIEIREIKSNDYSEVISLWKNEIGDLNVNAGSFSERFDKMNKDENYKTFIALYEETVVGFIMVVQTMALEYEIGYLKINGLAVQEKYQKKGIGTKLLKHAEGYASVRGLSRLILNSGFKRTEAHDFYESNGFGKLSYCFTKKV
- a CDS encoding phosphotransferase enzyme family protein; its protein translation is MKSFFYFDSDETKKSLLLRARKVALWSIQQYDIEWNCLRFIQLSDTITYKIETDSAESYLLRIHSERVNKEEILSELVFLRQLAKVDDLKVPEGIQSRNGDYVLECETEEGYRKPCVSMMRWVEGDHRTENFTDPHVHSIGVMMGRLHKASVGLTTPPDFVRPHWGGFSFSQEVMKLERYYSRFLSERSWNLYQEAVNKIIQQLDSMQKNDQNYGLIHADLHSGNIVFNKETPYPIDFGRCGYGYYLYDLAASLLELEPRQREILIQGYESEVRLDNDYVRTLEMFFIQFIIENYCHHSSDPSEIPSLINEQKYALAYINAFIKDKPFLFEVLEPVDA
- a CDS encoding MFS transporter; amino-acid sequence: MSNSALLKKWKHPSILLCSIGISNVGEWIYFIALNLMVLSITESPLAVGALYMIRPLATLFTNLWAGSLIDRLQKRNLMVFLDVFRGGLLVLLPLSSSIWYIFAVVFVFSMASSIFRPTAMVFITKLVPVALRPRFNSLHSLISSGAFLIGPATAGILFLIASPEVAIYINAIALIFSGIITLLIPSMEDERDPLSVNHRMSMEELNKDWHVVIKFYRENFYVMLICLLFGIVIIVFASAVDSLEASFATLVLHLSEGEYGVLVSIAGAGIIVGAIINTLVVTKVKVSVMIGFGAVGTCLGYMIYAFSHSFLQAAVGFFVLAFFLAFANTGFSTFYQNNISSGVMGRVGSFNDFIQAVLVIVMTAIVAVAAEYTSIQVVVIVSVLFMAALSLMLCLCIFKPTKSKYYDIGAGNTL
- a CDS encoding sensor histidine kinase — encoded protein: MKKFINLRFPKHYSLKKRIVLLFAFGTLFPLLVTTVFAYETMSSLLTNKMNGSYRANLQQTMLSLEHTMVNLNHVSQQLTAPGSLGVKLNAYLLAESPYDRGRLYKEFNNEFNVVIFSNPGVGLTMYFVEEDGQYLFNNYGVKDTFDPHALPVLANHHKITNFGPHKSMQRYNDQFVLSTIRPVDIPDREDVYVYMESAMDLTKDILNAGGDQGISYLMLDSFGRVTYSEGEASGVYPLGTSFEEGQAGVFDGHHWFKETSEQGWSLVSFVPDGKYNQEKASWLLNMTYVVLFFILFSLLLAWLLWLMVYRPLRRFDAEIRSVSNKDLTPRPVMANVPEFDQLLQQMQQMKRQVLSLLQQVEHEEKQKAKLEVQKLMYQINPHFLMNTLDTIRWMAWLNGEKEIDRNVQSLIKLLSHNLGKRGELTTLTDELMSVTNYLKLQQIRYDVTFEVSDNLTLFELQQMVPRFILQPLAENALYHGVQNKGHITIHAMRKGNTISVTVVDKGQGISREKQEELLSSPATQGMGIGMQYVRRVLDHHYDGNARLVIESELGKGTTVTLFIPVERREEIS
- a CDS encoding response regulator transcription factor, with product MIRVLIIEDDRLVRKGLISALPWEEHDMKVVAEAGNGQQGLDVLEAETIDLVITDISMPVMNGLDMMAEMQDRQLQVPVVLLTLHEEFSYVQRALRMGAIDYISKTEINEESFAALLQRINQRLQERQSHELPGTAKRRLTSSEGWALLCPDGTFSELTPLLKETAPSATVDGVWFWEQQLSWTQESVVEELRAAAISRNAFGQIIYTTDIANWTLETATLDLKEYRDGLGFYEMGEAIPFVHRSEADVSIVASPGRAAKHVLQPLRSMDWLRFDHTMDQLKQALMENGISTEVLKQEMYAIVNEWNRLYGALLPNQLTLPSYDCWECLEKWLNYIKEIFEQSAGKPQLSGEVQACIYQAVHLVHEQIGDALHASELAKRVNMSRSYFSQCFKDITGETFNEYVRRIRMDQAKVYLWQTEKPVSWVAGEVGYADQKYFSRVFRETTGMLPSEYRRKGDK